taaccatggttacctgcaaggaaacacTTGCAGTCATCACtgctttgcacaaaaagggcttcacaggcaaggataTTGCAGCTAGTAATTGGGATATTGCacctaaatcaaccatttatcgtatcatcaagaacttcaaaAAGAGAAGTTCAATTGTTGCGAAGAAGGCTTCAGGGTACCTAAGAATGTCCAGCAAGCGCTAGAACCATCTCCTAAAGTCGATTCAGCTGTGGGATCGGGGCACCACCAGTGTAGAGCTTgctcaggaatggcagcaggcaggtgtgagtgcatctgTATGCAGTGTGAGGCAAAGacttttggaggatggcctggtgtcaagaagggcagcaaaaAAGTCAGTTCTCTCCAAGTCAtggacagactgatattctgcaaaaggtacagggaCTGGACTactgaggactggggtaaagtcattttGTTTGATGAATCCCTTTTCTGATTCTTTGAGGCATCCGGAAAAATGTTTGCCAAGAGAAGAAAAAGTGAGtgctaccatcagtcctgtaTCATGTCAGCAATAAAGCAccctgagaccattcatgtgtggggttgcttctcGGCCAATGGAGTGggctcactcacaattttgcctaagaaTACAGCCATGAAaaaagaatggtaccaaaacaacttcagagagcaacttctcccaaccacccaagaacagtttggtgaCGAACAATACCTTTTCCAGCAGGATGGAGCTCCGTGCAATAAGGCAAAGTGGGAACAAAACATCAACATTTTGGGTCCGTGGCCAGGAAACCCCCAAAATCTTAATCCTATTGAGAACTTgtcaatcctcaagaggcgggtacacaaacaaaaacccacaaattccGACAAATTCCAAGTtttgattatgcaagaatgggctACCATCAGTCAGGAATTGAAGTTCACTGACAGAATGCCAGAGTGAATTGTAGAGGTCTTGAAAAAGATATTGATTCattgcataaacttaatgtaattgtcaataaCAGTCATTGACATATGAAATtcttgtaattatacttcagtataccatagaaacatctgacagaaagatctacaaacactgaagcagcaaacGACGAAAACCAATacttcattctcaaaacttttcggCTGTAGTTAGTAATGCATACACTCGAGTTAGTAGGGCACGGATTACTAACTCGAGAGCACGTACTTACGGAGCCCTATGGAGCCCCTAAGATGTCATGATAGAAAAACATATTATGCTGTCGAGCTACTCATACAGGTGGAGCGGTAGTGCAGTGGCTAGTGCTACTGCCTCAtggcaagaaggtcctgggtctCGTCCTGtcccgggtcctttctgtgtggagttcacatACCCTCCCCGTGTTCATGTGGATTTTTGCCAATTTCCTCccactgtcagggtcagctcttGTCagtctttgagtttttccttgctTCCAGTCAGCCGCATGGCTCAGCTCGTTGAGCATGTGGTTATCTGTAAACCCTTCTGTCTTATGTTCGAATCTCACTTCTtctgtttttatgttttgttcCTAAGGTTTCTTTTGTATTAGTATTAGTCTTGTGGTTTGTGTTCGGTTTTGGTTTCTTGCTTTGAGCCTTAGTTGTGTTTTATCAGTTTTTGTTATTCCCAGCGTTAGATTCTGTTTTTCCTATTTCTTTGTTAGGtcttagtttttctgtttagttACCTGAAGTTAATTTGTTTCACTTGTGACCTGTTTTACCAAACCTTGTTGATTGATCTCACCTGCCCTTTGTTAGTCTGTTCAGTTCCCTAGTTGTTTGTAGTTTTTGTTGGATGTCAATGAATGTTGGTTGTAGTTTTGCTGTTTGCTATATGGCAGGTACTGTAGGCCTTCCTTCCTTCATTAAATCGGCCCTGTGTTGGTGACTGCCCTGGGATAGTTCCCGCCTATGCTctttgttcccgggataggctctggtcccGTCGCCCCCACAACCCCAgctgggattaagtggtttcagaaaatggatggatggagtgacTCATATGTGCTCTCCAGTTAGTAATTTGTACTCTTGAGTTACAGTAATCACCACTCAACATGAATTACTAACCCGAGAGCACGTGATTAGTAACTTGAGTACAAGATAACAATTTTTTTCTACTGTGACACCACCTATGAGCAAATAAACAGTGAAAATATCTTTGTCGGTAATATTTAAAATTCAGGCCTTGTATTCCATTATTAAATGATAAGAGTGCACTCTTATTGATCCCATGAGAAATTATTTTGCATACAGCAGCAAACTGCATAAACTGCTGAGATACAAACATACTGTCCAAAAACAAACAGCCAAGAGTTTACACTGAGAATCAACAATATTGTGCATGAAATAAATATAACTTGATGGTCCATGTACAATTTATATTGTAATAGTTGTTCTGTGGTGTATTTGAAGAACTTCAATTATCAGCACTGGtcttcagataaaacatatttaaaaatatctacATATCATTTAAATATCTAAATGAATCTGCAAGTAAAATAACTACAATATTTATGTTATGGAAATATTTCTAAAATAATTGGATGTGTTTCTATTACTTCACCGTATCTTTAAGCAGTATCCTTCACAGACTTCCTTAAATATGTTTAATTGTATAATTGTAAAATACATTGCAATCATTCCTGTGCTTGTCCTGAGCACAGGCCTGGCTGTGTGCTTACCTCACAGTCATAGAGCAGGTGGAGCTGGCCCTCTATCCACTCCTCAATGTCGAGCCTTTTTTGCAGGTCCTTGCGGTTGTACTTGACTGTCAGCTTGACGAGTGTGCACCGGGGGCACTCCTCATCCTCCTTCTCCTTTTCCTGGGTGTGGAACATCACTCTGGGCTGAGAGCTCGCCTCCGATGCCATGCTTGTTGAGTCCCTTGGGAAACAGCAGAGGAAACTGAGAATCCTCCCTCGCTCTCCTCCGAGTTCCTCTCAAACTGTTGTTTTTCTCCTTTCCCTCCTCTCTCCATCCCCCGCTCACTTGCTCCTTGTTCTTTATGAAGGATGCTAATAAAAGGATCTTGTGTGTGTTACGAATAGAGAACAAAGAGCTATCAGATAGTCGGGGTAGAAGAGAAAGGATCAGGATGATGACATTTTAACCTAtgaaaaaattatataaatggAGTAATGAATTAAGATTATTAAATGTCATTAAATGTCAGAGAGTAACTAAGAAATGTGTTGTCACTGAAAGCAGTGAATTTAACTGATGCTTTATCTGCACGTACTTTTTGAAATAGCTGCACGACCAACCTGAGCTTGATATGGAGTCAAAAGATAGTAAAAGTAGAAAAGTATCCCTCTCTATCcactgtgtgaagtttgcacatCTACACATTTATTTACTTTCACATTTACTATTGCATTCACATCTATTTACTAATCCGATCAAAATTAAGGAAAAAGAGACATTTTTGTAATATGCAAAGTCAAAGCTTATCTGAATTCAAAGTTATTCTAACATGAATAGAAGACACGtattttaatcatatttcatCAGTGAAAGCTATGCCATGTCACAGAATAAATGGTTTAAACAAGAAATTTGAAGTAGGTATGCGATCAAAATTAGAGAACggttgatttttattttattttttttaaaaaagcttacaaatgaattctgtcaactttttttttaatggttacAACTTTCAGAAATTTATAGTTAGAGACCCTTGCTTTCAATAACTGGCACATCAGCAGCAGGCAGGTACATAAATCCCCATCTGAACCAACTAAATTAAACTTGATTTCATCACTGAAATGAACTTTGGACCAGTTCTCCTCTGTCCAAACAGCATACTCCTCGGCAAGGGGCTAGGGTAGTCTTTTCATTCTTCTTGCTGATGAGCGGCTCGGTCACTGTGAAGTGGGCTTTTAGTCCATATTGTTCCAGACAGCAAGACCCTGTCAAGACAAATTCTTGCCCTGTCCAGAACTGATTTGGCGAGCAATTCCAGTTACAGTGTTGGACTGGTCCCCCACTGAAAGTTTCCCTATCATCCTGTTCCTTTGCACACTCGTCTTATGTGGGTGACCAGGCAGTTTATGAGACTTGAATGGTTCAGTTTCTTTGTGCAGCTTCAGTATTCAAGAAATGAAGCTCATGGAATGACTATAACTCTCTCTGAATAGCTAAGAGGGTCATCTTTTCAGCCTTCATCTGAACAACCTGACATCACAAAATGTGTCACCTTAGAGAGGCTCACCACCTTGCAAAATCCCTACCAATGTTGCCAAGTAGATTGGGTTGTCAGATATAAGATTTGATCCAAAAACCAAGCAAAAAAAAGCAAGCAAATCGTTCTCTAATTTTGATCGCAtttctttttctgtttaaacTGTTTGTTTACTTTTGTGATGTGGCTTAGTTTTCACCAATGAAATACCATTAAAATGCACTTATTCAGatttaaataactttaaattCAGATAAGCTGTGACTTTGCATGTTACGAAAGCGTCTCTTGTTCTCTAATTTTAATCGTCactgtatttatttgtttgtttattaatttgGCAGACACTATTGTTCAGGCAAACTGCTGTCTCTAAATTGCGCACTGTATATACCGTGcaattgactggcatcctgttcaggCTTTCCCAGCCTTGTTCCATATGCTTCCCGGCTTAAGCTTCAGTACTGCATGAGATAAATAAAAGATAGATGCACACATTTGATGTAAGCTCGTGACTGCCCCCTTGCGAACTTATCTAAATGTTACTTTTTAGCGGTATAACCCTCAACGGTGTACGTACGttcgtccatccatccttcaATTTTCTATACCCGCCGGTCCTGTaccgggtcacgggggtccggagcctatcccggaagttaCGAGCGCAAAGCAGGGAATATCCCAGGAAGGGATCCGCTGGGCACATACTTGGAAACTTCTGTTAATACTGTATCCTTGAACGTGTTTTGAGTATAATATTTGGAAATACGTGCAAAGTTGTCTATAAAATGAAATCTTCCAAAATCTGCAATAAGTATCACATTCAAAACGAACAGAAGATGAGATGAAATGACACACGCAGTCCCGTAGGTGTTGGACGTTGTAAAAAAATCCGGGAGTATGACACCATTTACTAATGTGTGAACTCACCATATGTATagctaaaattattattttgcttACTATATTATACACATGTAGAGTTTTATTATTGATAGGTATAggtagtttgtgtgtgtgtgtgtgtatatatatatatatatatatatatatatatatatatatatatatatatatatatatatattgtcacGGGTggtcgcgggcagagcggcgatcgtgcaggcaagcaggcaggaacgggcagacaagccgtaatcagggcaaacacggggtttattctgggaatatccggggcagggaacactggacggcaacagacatcaatgacggacgaaggactcaggtaagacacggactgaaatacacaggactgagcaaattaactagatacagctgggtacaatcgggagaaaacacgggggtaatcagggggcgtggcacacaggaggagcggacgagccgggcatgacacacacacatatgtatatatatatgtatgtatatgtatatatatatttatatatgtatgtatgtatgtgtatatatatatatatatatatatatatatatatatatatatatatatatatatatatatatatatacatacacacacacacacaacacaccacGTTTTACGattcaaaacaataaaaattggacttaataaacaaactgaaaaaagAACTCATATTTGTCACAAATCCACCTACGCCGAATGCAGCGATTCGGAAACACTGTAGCGTACATAATGGGAAACTTTCTATGAGTAAAACCGCAGAAAAAAacgacaacaaaaaaaatccacaacgCATAGGGACGTATTTGACGGACCCTGTCTCCATGTCTCCATATTTCCTGGCTTGCTGTGTGGTCCTAAAATGCGAGAGTGTGTTTGGACTGAGGCTTTTGGCAGCTTTCGGCGCGCTCGCCGCCCGCTGACATCAGGGCGCTCGCAGGTGTGCCCCAAGCTGTCTACGTCACAGCCACGACAAGGAGCGGCGCTACAGCGTACTTCCTCAACTCAACAGGTCCAAGCTGGGAGGAAGCCGTGTCGCTATCGCAATTGTAATCGTGACAATCTTTCTTCgttctttttatttgttttcgtTAGAGAACAGGCTACCAGCCATGTA
This genomic window from Brienomyrus brachyistius isolate T26 unplaced genomic scaffold, BBRACH_0.4 scaffold51, whole genome shotgun sequence contains:
- the LOC125723826 gene encoding protein phosphatase 1 regulatory subunit 14B-like, which codes for MASEASSQPRVMFHTQEKEKEDEECPRCTLVKLTVKYNRKDLQKRLDIEEWIEGQLHLLYDCEDDDIPQLEIDIDELLELPDTEQRSRLQELLQECAKPKEEFINGLLYRMKGLRKMSVTLKK